The sequence below is a genomic window from Fusobacterium simiae.
AATAAATGGGGCATTTTAAATTTTTTTTTCATTTTTTTCACCTACTCCATAAAATTAATTAGATAATACAAATGCTACTTCTGCACAAACTCCTAACACAAGACTTGATTCATCAATATCAAATTTACTATTATGATGTTCTGCTCCAATTCCTAATTCATTATTTTTTATACCTAAAAATGCTAATACCCCTGGATATTTTTCTAAATATCTTGAATAAGTTTCAGAGGCATACCATTTATCACAATTTTCTAAAACTTTTTCTCCACAAATTTCTTTTAATTTTTCTTGAAGAGATAAAACACATTCTTCATCGTTTATTACAGGATATAAAATAATTTTATTTCTTTTTTCATATTCAATATCACAATTAAAAGAAAGTGCTGTACTCTTTGAAATAGTTTCTATTATTTTTAATGCTTTTTCTCCTTCTAATTTATTAAAAAATCTAGCTGTTCCTCCAATATAAGCTCTATCTGGAATTATATTAGTTGCTTCCCCTGCTCTTAACATTCCTATTCCTAAGGTAACTGTTTCCTCAGCAGTAATTTGATTTATAAATGCTGAGTTTATTTGTGTTATTATATGGGCAGCTGGAATAATAGGATTTATAGATAAATCTGGACGAGAGCCATGTCCACCTTTTCCTATAATATCAAAACCAATTCCTACTGCTCCTGCCATTCTAGGACCAGGTTCTATATTTATTTTTCCTGCTTCTAATTTATTATATACATGAAGTCCAAAGCATTTATCAATACTATAATCTTTTAAAGCTTCTATCATAGTATCTATTCCACAGTTAGTTTCTTCTCCTTCTTCAAAACAACAATAAACAGTTCCACTAAAATCATTTTGAATTTCTTTTAAAACTCTTATTGCTCCTAATAATATTGCCATATGTGCATCATGTCCACAAGCATGGCAGATACCATCAATCTCAGATACACATTCTTTTACTTGTTTTAAATTATATTTTTCTTCTTTCACAGGTAAAGCATCTATGTCAGCTCTTAGTAATACATTTTTTCCATGATTTTTCCCTTCTATTGTTGCAATGATACCAGTCCCTGAAAGAAGTCTATAAGGTACATTCAGATTTTCTAATTCTTTAATTATCAATTCTCTTGTTTTAAATTCTTCACCAGATAACTCTGGATATTTATGAAAAGTTCTTCTCATATTTATAATATAGTCTTCTTGTTTTTTGGCTAAATCTAAAATTTTTTTAACTAACATAAATCAACCTCCATTTAATTAAAATCAAGCACTTTCTTTTTCTTCTTTTGTTCTCAATAAACCAAATTGAATTGTTATTATTGAAAAAATCATTAATAAAATTGGATAGAAAGCATAATGCATCATTTCAATATAACTAACTTTTCCATATTGAGATAACAATAGTACACTGCTATCATGAGGAACTAAACCAAGAATAGCACACGAAAATATATCTAAAAGGCTTGCTAAACGTTTAGGGGCTATTTTATATTTATTACCTAATTCTTTTGCAATAGGAGCTGTTATTATAATTGCAACTGGATTATTTAAAGTTGCTCCTGAAATACTCATAGAAATTAAAGATATAAAATATTCACAACTTTTTCTACCTTTAATTTTACTTTTCAATGCTTCCACTAGCCATTCAAGACCACCATAATATTTTATTAATTCTATTAATCCAGAAACTAAACTAGAAAACACTGCTAAGAAAAACATATCTTCCATACCTCTACTCAGAGCCATTACCCAATCAAAAAATCCTACTGTTCCCATAGAAATTCCGATAATCCCTGTCATTGTTATTCCTACTGCAAGAACTAAAACTATATTAAATCCCATTATAGCTGTTACTAAAACAGTTATATAAGGTAATATAGTTAGTACACTATAATCTAAATCTTTTAATTCAGTATTTATAACCGCTCCTTTACTTAAAATCCAATATAATAGAATTGTTAAAATAGCAGCAGGCAATGCAATTAAAAAATTCATCTTAAATTTATCTGTCATATCTGCACCTACTCCTTTTGTTGCACAGATAGTTGTATCAGATATAATTGAAAGATTATCACCAAAGTACGCTCCAGCAATAGTTGCTGCTCCTGCCATAGCTACATTTAATCCAGCTCCTTGCGCTATTGCAACAGCTACTGGTATCATAGCAACTTGTGTTCCCATAGAAGTTCCTATACAAGTTGATATTATACAAGTTACAATAAAAATCCCTGGTATCAAAAAATGTGAAGGTATTAAAGTCAAACCTATATTGACCATTGAAGCTTTACCACCTATAATAGAAGCTCCTTCTGAAAAAGCACCTGCCATTAAAACTATAATTCCTAATAACATTACTCCTGATTTTCCAGCACCTTCTGTATAAATTTCAATTTTTTCATCTAAAGATATTTTTCTATCATAAAATAAGAAAGCTATACAAATGGCAATCAATACTGCAACATAACGAGACATTCTACTAAAAGGATTTTCAGCTCCTTGTATTGTAAAATAAACACCACAACCTACATAAAGACCTAAGAAAATAATAATTGGTAAAAACGATAATGCTCCATAATTTTTTTGACTTCTTTTTTCTTGCATAACATTTCCTCCTATAATTATATTTTATTTTTCATTAACAGCT
It includes:
- a CDS encoding amidohydrolase; the protein is MLVKKILDLAKKQEDYIINMRRTFHKYPELSGEEFKTRELIIKELENLNVPYRLLSGTGIIATIEGKNHGKNVLLRADIDALPVKEEKYNLKQVKECVSEIDGICHACGHDAHMAILLGAIRVLKEIQNDFSGTVYCCFEEGEETNCGIDTMIEALKDYSIDKCFGLHVYNKLEAGKINIEPGPRMAGAVGIGFDIIGKGGHGSRPDLSINPIIPAAHIITQINSAFINQITAEETVTLGIGMLRAGEATNIIPDRAYIGGTARFFNKLEGEKALKIIETISKSTALSFNCDIEYEKRNKIILYPVINDEECVLSLQEKLKEICGEKVLENCDKWYASETYSRYLEKYPGVLAFLGIKNNELGIGAEHHNSKFDIDESSLVLGVCAEVAFVLSN
- a CDS encoding Na+/H+ antiporter NhaC family protein, with translation MQEKRSQKNYGALSFLPIIIFLGLYVGCGVYFTIQGAENPFSRMSRYVAVLIAICIAFLFYDRKISLDEKIEIYTEGAGKSGVMLLGIIVLMAGAFSEGASIIGGKASMVNIGLTLIPSHFLIPGIFIVTCIISTCIGTSMGTQVAMIPVAVAIAQGAGLNVAMAGAATIAGAYFGDNLSIISDTTICATKGVGADMTDKFKMNFLIALPAAILTILLYWILSKGAVINTELKDLDYSVLTILPYITVLVTAIMGFNIVLVLAVGITMTGIIGISMGTVGFFDWVMALSRGMEDMFFLAVFSSLVSGLIELIKYYGGLEWLVEALKSKIKGRKSCEYFISLISMSISGATLNNPVAIIITAPIAKELGNKYKIAPKRLASLLDIFSCAILGLVPHDSSVLLLSQYGKVSYIEMMHYAFYPILLMIFSIITIQFGLLRTKEEKESA